The following are encoded together in the Panicum virgatum strain AP13 chromosome 6K, P.virgatum_v5, whole genome shotgun sequence genome:
- the LOC120713077 gene encoding ABC transporter G family member 45 isoform X2 translates to MEYSREPGRQPAAAAVEMSAGSEGEGWYDVVATAARKEPPPLTHDDNRGFLRMLREKKERLGVEAARVEVRFERLTVEADVRVGRRAVPTLLNCAVNAAQELATSAHMCVTRKRPMRIINEVSGAIRPSRMTLLLGAPGSGKTTFLKALAGKLDSSLKFKGKVLYNGEEMSSSTPQYLRAYVSQYDLHHAEMTVRETIDFSSKMLGTNNEFEMLGEAIRRKKGVINKMDQDLDSFIKVVSHCTTLTKLDCILSSYSNNCFLQATTFGEGSNLTTNYIIKILGLSECADTLVGDEMRRGISGGQKKRATIGEMLVGLARCFFMDDISTGLDSSTTFEIMKFLQQMVHLMDLTMVISLLQPPPETLELFDDIILLCEGQIVYHGPRENATDFFETMGFKCPSRKNVADFLQEVTSKMDQKQYWAGDPNKYQYHSIEKFAEAFRMSYLPRLAEEKLCSTNNTGNEVKMNASRQISRWNIFKACFSREVLLLKRNSPVHIFKTIQITIMALVISTLFLRTKMSHKSVLDANKYMGALFMAVVIVNFNGMTEIAMTIKRLPTFYKQRELLALPGWALLSSVFLISIPISLVETGLWTGLTYYVIGYAPSPIRFIQHFLVLFAMHQMSMGLYRFLAAIGRTQVMANMLGTAALIAIYILGGFVISKDDLQPWLRWGYWTSPFTYAQNAIALNEFHDKRWATEFYYADANTVGEAILRIRGLLTEWQWYWICVSILFGYSLVFNILSILALEFMSSPHKHQVNIKTTKANFEYHSQMVVNGNSSNDQVILPFRPLSLVFDHINYFVDMPKEMTKNGVTEKKLQLLQDVSGAFRPGVLTALMGITGAGKTTLLDVLAGRKTGGYIEGTIKIAGYPKKQETFSRISGYCEQSDIHSPNLTVYESLKFSAWLRLPSNVKPHQRDMFIDEVMSLVELTELKNAMVGIPGATGLSAEQRKRLTIAVELVASPSIIFMDEPTTGLDARAAAIVMRTVRKTVDTGRTVVCTIHQPSIEIFESFDELLLMKRGGQLIYNGSLGPLSSNMTKYFEAISGVPRINKGQNPAAWMLDISSHITEYEIGVDYAEIYRNSSLYRENRLVIDELEQPEPNTEDLHFPQGYWQNFTTQCMACLWKQSCAYWKNSEHNIVRFINTIAVAIMFGTVFWKIGSTIKDEQDLFNVLGIVYASALFLGFMNCSILQPVVATERVVLYREKAAGMYSTMAYAIAQVSVELPYMLVQVLIFSWIVYPMIGFELAAGKFLWFFLYLVMSFMYYTLYGMMTVALTPNIEIAMGLSFLIFIFWNVFSGFIIAREMMPVWWRWVYWADPAAWTVYGLMFSQLGDRTEQIQVPGAGEQTVREFLEGYLGLQDSHFELVTCLHLAIIGLFALLFFLAIKHLNFQRR, encoded by the exons ATGGAGTACAGCAGGGAGCCggggcggcagccggcggcggcggccgtggagaTGTCCGCCGGGAGCGAAGGCGAAGGGTGGTACGACGtggtggccacggcggcgaggaaggagccgccgccgctcacccacGACGACAACCGCGGCTTCCTCCGCATGCTCCGCGAGAAGAAGGAGAG GctgggcgtggaggcggcgagggtggaggtgcGGTTCGAGAGGCTGACCGTTGAGGCGGACGTCCGGGTgggccgccgcgccgtgccgaCGCTGCTCAACTGCGCCGTCAACGCCGCCCAG GAATTAGCAACATCTGCCCATATGTGTGTTACAAGGAAAAGGCCTATGAGGATAATAAACGAAGTAAGTGGGGCCATTCGACCATCAAG GATGACACTACTTCTAGGTGCACCAGGTTCAGGGAAAACAACTTTTCTAAAAGCATTGGCAGGAAAATTGGATTCTTCTTTGAAG TTCAAAGGAAAGGTACTGTACAACGGAGAAGAAATGAGCTCCTCAACACCACAGTACCTGCGTGCTTATGTTAGCCAGTATGATCTCCACCATGCTGAGATGACAGTAAGAGAGACGATCGACTTCTCTTCCAAGATGCTGGGAACCAATAATGAATTTG AGATGCTAGGAGAAGCaataagaagaaaaaagggTGTCATCAATAAAATGGACCAGGATCTTGATTCATTCATTAAGGTAGTTTCACATTGTACTACACTTACAAAACTGGATTGTATTTTGTCCAGTTACTCAAACAACTGCTTTCTGCAGGCTACCACCTTTGGAGAAGGAAGCAACCTTACAACAAACTACATTATCAAG ATACTTGGCTTGTCTGAGTGTGCTGATACCCTAGTAGGAGATGAGATGAGAAGAGGAATATCAGGAGGGCAAAAGAAAAGAGCCACAATTG GGGAGATGCTAGTTGGTCTTGCAAGATGTTTCTTTATGGATGATATATCAACAGGTCTAGATAGCTCCACCACATTTGAGATCATGAAATTTCTCCAACAGATGGTACATTTGATGGATCTCACAATGGTTATTTCCTTGCTGCAACCACCTCCCGAGACATTGGAATTATTTGATGACATTATACTTTTATGTGAGGGGCAAATTGTGTATCATGGTCCTCGAGAAAATGCTACAGACTTCTTTGAAACTATGGGATTCAAATGCCCTAGCAGGAAGAATGTAGCGGATTTCCTTCAAGAG GTAACCTCAAAGATGGACCAAAAGCAGTACTGGGCTGGTGATCCAAATAAGTATCAGTACCATTCAATTGAAAAATTTGCAGAAGCATTCCGAATGTCATATCTCCCTCGACTAGCAGAAGAAAAACTGTGCAGTACAAACAATACTGGAAATGAAGTAAAAATGAATGCAAGTCGCCAGATCTCCAGATGGAACATTTTCAAGGCATGCTTTTCAAGAGAAGTGTTGCTCCTAAAACGAAACTCTCCGGTACATATATTCAAGACCATACAGATAACTATTATGGCTTTGGTAATCTCCACACTTTTCCTGAGAACAAAAATGAGCCATAAATCCGTACTTGATGCCAATAAGTACATGGGAGCGCTTTTCATGGCTGTTGTGATAGTAAACTTCAATGGCATGACTGAAATTGCAATGACAATAAAGCGGCTTCCCACCTTCTACAAGCAAAGGGAACTACTAGCATTGCCAGGATGGGCACTCCTCTCTTCAGTTTTTCTTATTAGTATCCCGATATCGCTTGTTGAAACAGGCCTTTGGACAGGCTTAACCTACTACGTGATTGGATATGCACCTTCACCTATCAG GTTCATCCAGCACTTTCTGGTACTTTTTGCCATGCATCAAATGTCAATGGGCCTGTATCGCTTCTTGGCGGCCATAGGAAGGACACAAGTGATGGCCAACATGCTAGGCACTGCAGCTCTTATAGCAATCTACATACTTGGAGGCTTTGTCATATCAAAAG ATGATCTCCAACCATGGTTGCGCTGGGGATATTGGACGTCCCCGTTCACCTATGCACAGAATGCGATTGCCCTCAATGAATTTCATGACAAAAGATGGGCTACA GAATTTTATTATGCTGATGCAAACACCGTCGGTGAAGCTATCCTCAGGATCAGGGGGCTGCTCACGGAATGGCAGTGGTACTGGATTTGTGTCAGTATTTTATTTGGATACTCGCTGGTCTTCAACATTCTCAGCATATTGGCATTAGAGTTCATGAGCT CTCCACACAAGCATCAAGTTAACATCAAGACCACTAAGGCAAATTTCGAGTACCACAGCCAGATGGTTGTGAATGGCAATTCGTCAAATGATCAAGTTATCCTCCCATTTCGACCCCTCTCCCTTGTATTTGATCACATCAACTATTTCGTTGACATGCCTAAG GAGATGACAAAAAATGGAGTAACGGAGAAAAAACTTCAGCTGCTACAAGATGTCAGCGGTGCTTTTAGGCCAGGAGTGCTAACAGCTCTAATGGGAATAACTGGTGCTGGCAAGACAACATTGCTAGATGTATTAGCTGGAAGAAAAACCGGGGGATATATTGAAGGGACTATTAAAATAGCAGGTTACCCTAAGAAGCAGGAGACATTCTCAAGGATCTCAGGTTACTGTGAACAGAGTGATATTCACTCCCCTAATCTGACTGTTTATGAGTCACTGAAGTTTTCTGCATGGCTTCGCCTGCCTTCAAATGTTAAACCTCATCAAAGAGAC ATGTTTATCGACGAAGTCATGAGTCTAGTTGAACTCACAGAGTTGAAGAATGCCATGGTGGGAATTCCAGGGGCAACGGGCCTGTCAGCTGAGCAGCGGAAAAGATTAACAATAGCTGTGGAGCTGGTAGCTAGTCCCTCTATTATATTTATGGATGAGCCAACCACTGGCTTGGATGCTCGTGCTGCAGCAATTGTCATGAGAACAGTACGAAAGACAGTAGACACTGGCCGAACTGTTGTCTGCACAATTCACCAACCAAGCATTGAGATATTTGAATCCTTTGATGAG CTTCTGCTTATGAAAAGAGGAGGTCAGCTCATATACAATGGCTCGCTAGGACCACTATCTAGCAACATGACAAAGTATTTCGAG GCAATATCAGGCGTTCCTAGAATAAACAAGGGCCAAAATCCAGCAGCATGGATGCTAGACATCAGTTCACATATAACAGAATATGAGATTGGAGTGGATTATGCAGAAATTTATCGCAACTCCTCCCTCTACAG GGAGAACAGGCTTGTAATTGATGAGTTGGAACAACCAGAACCAAACACAGAGGATCTACATTTTCCTCAGGGTTATTGGCAAAACTTCACGACGCAATGCATGGCTTGCCTGTGGAAGCAAAGTTGTGCGTACTGGAAAAACTCGGAACACAATATTGTTCGGTTCATAAACACTATTGCCGTTGCGATCATGTTTGGAACCGTATTCTGGAAAATCGGCTCAACCAT AAAGGATGAGCAAGATTTGTTCAACGTACTTGGGATCGTATATGCGTCAGCACTGTTCCTGGGCTTCATGAATTGCAGCATCCTGCAGCCGGTGGTGGCAACCGAGAGAGTCGTGCTCTACCGTGAGAAGGCGGCGGGCATGTACTCCACCATGGCCTACGCCATTGCTCAG GTGTCGGTGGAGTTGCCTTACATGCTGGTGCAGGTGCTGATCTTCTCGTGGATCGTGTACCCGATGATCGGGTTCGAGCTGGCGGCGGGCAAGTTCTTGTGGTTCTTCCTGTACCTGGTGATGAGCTTCATGTACTACACGCTGTACGGGATGATGACGGTGGCGCTGACCCCCAACATCGAGATCGCCATGGGCCTGTCGttcctcatcttcatcttctggaACGTCTTCTCCGGCTTCATCATCGCGAGAGAG ATGATGCCGGTGTGGTGGCGGTGGGTGTACTGGGCGGACCCGGCGGCGTGGACGGTGTACGGGCTCATGTTCTCGCAGCTGGGGGACCGGACGGAGCAGATCCAGGTGCCGGGGGCCGGGGAGCAGACGGTGCGCGAGTTCCTGGAGGGGTACCTGGGCCTGCAGGACAGCCACTTCGAGCTGGTGACCTGCCTCCACCTCGCCATCATCGGCCTCTTCGCCTTGCTCTTCTTCCTCGCCATCAAGCACCTCAACTTCCAGCGCAGgtag
- the LOC120713077 gene encoding ABC transporter G family member 45 isoform X3, protein MEYSREPGRQPAAAAVEMSAGSEGEGWYDVVATAARKEPPPLTHDDNRGFLRMLREKKERLGVEAARVEVRFERLTVEADVRVGRRAVPTLLNCAVNAAQELATSAHMCVTRKRPMRIINEVSGAIRPSRMTLLLGAPGSGKTTFLKALAGKLDSSLKFKGKVLYNGEEMSSSTPQYLRAYVSQYDLHHAEMTVRETIDFSSKMLGTNNEFEMLGEAIRRKKGVINKMDQDLDSFIKATTFGEGSNLTTNYIIKVTWLLQFAIYLDNIIVTVDYMQILGLSECADTLVGDEMRRGISGGQKKRATIGEMLVGLARCFFMDDISTGLDSSTTFEIMKFLQQMVHLMDLTMVISLLQPPPETLELFDDIILLCEGQIVYHGPRENATDFFETMGFKCPSRKNVADFLQEVTSKMDQKQYWAGDPNKYQYHSIEKFAEAFRMSYLPRLAEEKLCSTNNTGNEVKMNASRQISRWNIFKACFSREVLLLKRNSPVHIFKTIQITIMALVISTLFLRTKMSHKSVLDANKYMGALFMAVVIVNFNGMTEIAMTIKRLPTFYKQRELLALPGWALLSSVFLISIPISLVETGLWTGLTYYVIGYAPSPIRFIQHFLVLFAMHQMSMGLYRFLAAIGRTQVMANMLGTAALIAIYILGGFVISKDDLQPWLRWGYWTSPFTYAQNAIALNEFHDKRWATEFYYADANTVGEAILRIRGLLTEWQWYWICVSILFGYSLVFNILSILALEFMSSPHKHQVNIKTTKANFEYHSQMVVNGNSSNDQVILPFRPLSLVFDHINYFVDMPKEMTKNGVTEKKLQLLQDVSGAFRPGVLTALMGITGAGKTTLLDVLAGRKTGGYIEGTIKIAGYPKKQETFSRISGYCEQSDIHSPNLTVYESLKFSAWLRLPSNVKPHQRDMFIDEVMSLVELTELKNAMVGIPGATGLSAEQRKRLTIAVELVASPSIIFMDEPTTGLDARAAAIVMRTVRKTVDTGRTVVCTIHQPSIEIFESFDELLLMKRGGQLIYNGSLGPLSSNMTKYFEAISGVPRINKGQNPAAWMLDISSHITEYEIGVDYAEIYRNSSLYRENRLVIDELEQPEPNTEDLHFPQGYWQNFTTQCMACLWKQSCAYWKNSEHNIVRFINTIAVAIMFGTVFWKIGSTIKDEQDLFNVLGIVYASALFLGFMNCSILQPVVATERVVLYREKAAGMYSTMAYAIAQVSVELPYMLVQVLIFSWIVYPMIGFELAAGKFLWFFLYLVMSFMYYTLYGMMTVALTPNIEIAMGLSFLIFIFWNVFSGFIIAREMMPVWWRWVYWADPAAWTVYGLMFSQLGDRTEQIQVPGAGEQTVREFLEGYLGLQDSHFELVTCLHLAIIGLFALLFFLAIKHLNFQRR, encoded by the exons ATGGAGTACAGCAGGGAGCCggggcggcagccggcggcggcggccgtggagaTGTCCGCCGGGAGCGAAGGCGAAGGGTGGTACGACGtggtggccacggcggcgaggaaggagccgccgccgctcacccacGACGACAACCGCGGCTTCCTCCGCATGCTCCGCGAGAAGAAGGAGAG GctgggcgtggaggcggcgagggtggaggtgcGGTTCGAGAGGCTGACCGTTGAGGCGGACGTCCGGGTgggccgccgcgccgtgccgaCGCTGCTCAACTGCGCCGTCAACGCCGCCCAG GAATTAGCAACATCTGCCCATATGTGTGTTACAAGGAAAAGGCCTATGAGGATAATAAACGAAGTAAGTGGGGCCATTCGACCATCAAG GATGACACTACTTCTAGGTGCACCAGGTTCAGGGAAAACAACTTTTCTAAAAGCATTGGCAGGAAAATTGGATTCTTCTTTGAAG TTCAAAGGAAAGGTACTGTACAACGGAGAAGAAATGAGCTCCTCAACACCACAGTACCTGCGTGCTTATGTTAGCCAGTATGATCTCCACCATGCTGAGATGACAGTAAGAGAGACGATCGACTTCTCTTCCAAGATGCTGGGAACCAATAATGAATTTG AGATGCTAGGAGAAGCaataagaagaaaaaagggTGTCATCAATAAAATGGACCAGGATCTTGATTCATTCATTAAG GCTACCACCTTTGGAGAAGGAAGCAACCTTACAACAAACTACATTATCAAGGTAACATGGCTACTTCAGTTTGCCATATATCTTGACAACATAATAGTAACAGTTGATTATATGCAGATACTTGGCTTGTCTGAGTGTGCTGATACCCTAGTAGGAGATGAGATGAGAAGAGGAATATCAGGAGGGCAAAAGAAAAGAGCCACAATTG GGGAGATGCTAGTTGGTCTTGCAAGATGTTTCTTTATGGATGATATATCAACAGGTCTAGATAGCTCCACCACATTTGAGATCATGAAATTTCTCCAACAGATGGTACATTTGATGGATCTCACAATGGTTATTTCCTTGCTGCAACCACCTCCCGAGACATTGGAATTATTTGATGACATTATACTTTTATGTGAGGGGCAAATTGTGTATCATGGTCCTCGAGAAAATGCTACAGACTTCTTTGAAACTATGGGATTCAAATGCCCTAGCAGGAAGAATGTAGCGGATTTCCTTCAAGAG GTAACCTCAAAGATGGACCAAAAGCAGTACTGGGCTGGTGATCCAAATAAGTATCAGTACCATTCAATTGAAAAATTTGCAGAAGCATTCCGAATGTCATATCTCCCTCGACTAGCAGAAGAAAAACTGTGCAGTACAAACAATACTGGAAATGAAGTAAAAATGAATGCAAGTCGCCAGATCTCCAGATGGAACATTTTCAAGGCATGCTTTTCAAGAGAAGTGTTGCTCCTAAAACGAAACTCTCCGGTACATATATTCAAGACCATACAGATAACTATTATGGCTTTGGTAATCTCCACACTTTTCCTGAGAACAAAAATGAGCCATAAATCCGTACTTGATGCCAATAAGTACATGGGAGCGCTTTTCATGGCTGTTGTGATAGTAAACTTCAATGGCATGACTGAAATTGCAATGACAATAAAGCGGCTTCCCACCTTCTACAAGCAAAGGGAACTACTAGCATTGCCAGGATGGGCACTCCTCTCTTCAGTTTTTCTTATTAGTATCCCGATATCGCTTGTTGAAACAGGCCTTTGGACAGGCTTAACCTACTACGTGATTGGATATGCACCTTCACCTATCAG GTTCATCCAGCACTTTCTGGTACTTTTTGCCATGCATCAAATGTCAATGGGCCTGTATCGCTTCTTGGCGGCCATAGGAAGGACACAAGTGATGGCCAACATGCTAGGCACTGCAGCTCTTATAGCAATCTACATACTTGGAGGCTTTGTCATATCAAAAG ATGATCTCCAACCATGGTTGCGCTGGGGATATTGGACGTCCCCGTTCACCTATGCACAGAATGCGATTGCCCTCAATGAATTTCATGACAAAAGATGGGCTACA GAATTTTATTATGCTGATGCAAACACCGTCGGTGAAGCTATCCTCAGGATCAGGGGGCTGCTCACGGAATGGCAGTGGTACTGGATTTGTGTCAGTATTTTATTTGGATACTCGCTGGTCTTCAACATTCTCAGCATATTGGCATTAGAGTTCATGAGCT CTCCACACAAGCATCAAGTTAACATCAAGACCACTAAGGCAAATTTCGAGTACCACAGCCAGATGGTTGTGAATGGCAATTCGTCAAATGATCAAGTTATCCTCCCATTTCGACCCCTCTCCCTTGTATTTGATCACATCAACTATTTCGTTGACATGCCTAAG GAGATGACAAAAAATGGAGTAACGGAGAAAAAACTTCAGCTGCTACAAGATGTCAGCGGTGCTTTTAGGCCAGGAGTGCTAACAGCTCTAATGGGAATAACTGGTGCTGGCAAGACAACATTGCTAGATGTATTAGCTGGAAGAAAAACCGGGGGATATATTGAAGGGACTATTAAAATAGCAGGTTACCCTAAGAAGCAGGAGACATTCTCAAGGATCTCAGGTTACTGTGAACAGAGTGATATTCACTCCCCTAATCTGACTGTTTATGAGTCACTGAAGTTTTCTGCATGGCTTCGCCTGCCTTCAAATGTTAAACCTCATCAAAGAGAC ATGTTTATCGACGAAGTCATGAGTCTAGTTGAACTCACAGAGTTGAAGAATGCCATGGTGGGAATTCCAGGGGCAACGGGCCTGTCAGCTGAGCAGCGGAAAAGATTAACAATAGCTGTGGAGCTGGTAGCTAGTCCCTCTATTATATTTATGGATGAGCCAACCACTGGCTTGGATGCTCGTGCTGCAGCAATTGTCATGAGAACAGTACGAAAGACAGTAGACACTGGCCGAACTGTTGTCTGCACAATTCACCAACCAAGCATTGAGATATTTGAATCCTTTGATGAG CTTCTGCTTATGAAAAGAGGAGGTCAGCTCATATACAATGGCTCGCTAGGACCACTATCTAGCAACATGACAAAGTATTTCGAG GCAATATCAGGCGTTCCTAGAATAAACAAGGGCCAAAATCCAGCAGCATGGATGCTAGACATCAGTTCACATATAACAGAATATGAGATTGGAGTGGATTATGCAGAAATTTATCGCAACTCCTCCCTCTACAG GGAGAACAGGCTTGTAATTGATGAGTTGGAACAACCAGAACCAAACACAGAGGATCTACATTTTCCTCAGGGTTATTGGCAAAACTTCACGACGCAATGCATGGCTTGCCTGTGGAAGCAAAGTTGTGCGTACTGGAAAAACTCGGAACACAATATTGTTCGGTTCATAAACACTATTGCCGTTGCGATCATGTTTGGAACCGTATTCTGGAAAATCGGCTCAACCAT AAAGGATGAGCAAGATTTGTTCAACGTACTTGGGATCGTATATGCGTCAGCACTGTTCCTGGGCTTCATGAATTGCAGCATCCTGCAGCCGGTGGTGGCAACCGAGAGAGTCGTGCTCTACCGTGAGAAGGCGGCGGGCATGTACTCCACCATGGCCTACGCCATTGCTCAG GTGTCGGTGGAGTTGCCTTACATGCTGGTGCAGGTGCTGATCTTCTCGTGGATCGTGTACCCGATGATCGGGTTCGAGCTGGCGGCGGGCAAGTTCTTGTGGTTCTTCCTGTACCTGGTGATGAGCTTCATGTACTACACGCTGTACGGGATGATGACGGTGGCGCTGACCCCCAACATCGAGATCGCCATGGGCCTGTCGttcctcatcttcatcttctggaACGTCTTCTCCGGCTTCATCATCGCGAGAGAG ATGATGCCGGTGTGGTGGCGGTGGGTGTACTGGGCGGACCCGGCGGCGTGGACGGTGTACGGGCTCATGTTCTCGCAGCTGGGGGACCGGACGGAGCAGATCCAGGTGCCGGGGGCCGGGGAGCAGACGGTGCGCGAGTTCCTGGAGGGGTACCTGGGCCTGCAGGACAGCCACTTCGAGCTGGTGACCTGCCTCCACCTCGCCATCATCGGCCTCTTCGCCTTGCTCTTCTTCCTCGCCATCAAGCACCTCAACTTCCAGCGCAGgtag